The Panicum hallii strain FIL2 chromosome 9, PHallii_v3.1, whole genome shotgun sequence genome has a window encoding:
- the LOC112877690 gene encoding E3 ubiquitin-protein ligase DIS1, with amino-acid sequence MMATAGYIDDSCSEVIDPPKTEVLDVTELTGDHIQQPPKPNVVVSSSVRDLLECPVCLSSMYPPIHQCSNGHTLCSGCKPRVHNRCPTCRHELGNIRCLALEKVAASLELPCKYQSFGCSGIYPYYSKLKHESQCQYRPYSCPYAGSECTVAGDIPYLVNHLKDEHKVDMHNGCTFNHRYVKPNPHEVENATWMLTVFSCFGQYFCLHFEAFQLGMAPVYIAFLRFMGDDAEAKNYSYSLEVGGTGRKMIWQGVPRSIRDSHRKVRDSYDGLIIQRNMALFFSGGDRKELKLRVTGRIWKEQ; translated from the exons ATGATGGCCACAGCTGGTTATATTGATGATTCCTGTTCTGAGGTTATTGATCCCCCAAAGACTGAGGTACTGGATGTTACTGAACTCACTGGTGACCATATTCAGCAGCCACCAAAACCAAATGTGGTGGTGTCTAGCAGTGTGCGTGATCTTCTGGAATGTCCAGTCTGCTTGAGTTCCATGTATCCTCCTATTCATCAG TGCTCTAATGGTCATACATTGTGCTCGGGATGCAAACCAAGGGTTCATAATCGCTGTCCAACTTGTAGACATGAACTGGGTAACATAAGATGCCTTGCTCTCGAGAAGGTGGCTGCATCTCTTGAACTTCCATGCAAGTACCAGAGCTTTGGGTGCTCAGGCATATATCCTTACTACAGCAAGCTGAAGCATGAGTCTCAGTGCCAGTATAGGCCTTATAGCTGTCCATATGCTGGATCTGAATGCACAGTTGCTGGTGACATTCCGTACTTGGTAAATCACTTGAAAGATGAGCACAAAGTTGACATGCACAATGGCTGCACCTTCAACCATCGCTATGTCAAGCCAAACCCTCATGAAGTCGAGAATGCCACCTGGATGCTTACG GTGTTTAGCTGCTTTGGCCAATACTTCTGCTTACACTTTGAAGCCTTTCAGCTTGGCATGGCACCTGTCTACATTGCCTTCCTGAGATTCATGGGAGACGATGCAGAAGCAAAGAACTACAGCTACAGCCTGGAGGTGGGAGGCACCGGACGCAAGATGATCTGGCAAGGGGTGCCACGGAGCATCAGAGACAGCCACCGTAAGGTCCGTGACAGCTATGACGGGCTGATCATCCAGCGGAACATGGCTCTGTTTTTCTCGGGAGGGGACAGGAAGGAGCTCAAGCTGCGGGTCACTGGGAGAATCTGGAAGGAGCAGTAG
- the LOC112875508 gene encoding uncharacterized protein At5g39865-like has translation MDDVSGGAPGAGSKNKKPRHLSRSLTYHHHHPYQGRHLPPTTPPSPAPNQQRPRSVVLYTTSLRGVRRTFADCCAVRAALRGLRVAVDERDVSMDAALRRELQGILAARGRGFSLPQLLVGGVLVGGAEEVRRLHESGELRRVLEGAPGQDPAFVCGACGGFRFVPCSACDGSRKVFVEEEGRARRCIECNENGLVRCPNCCS, from the coding sequence ATGGACGACGTCAGCGGTGGCGCACCGGGGGCGGGctccaagaacaagaagccgCGGCACCTGTCCCGGTCGCTCAcctaccaccaccaccacccgtACCAGGGGCGCCACCTGCCGCCGACGACGCCGCCATCGCCGGCGCCCAACCAGCAGCGCCCGCGGTCGGTGGTCCTCTACACGACGTCGCTCCGCGGCGTGCGCCGCACGTTCGCGGACTGCTGCGCGGTGCGCGCCGCGCTGCGGGGGCTCCGCGTCGCCGTGGACGAGCGCGACGTCTCCATGGACGCCGCGCTCCGGCGGGAGCTCCAGGGCATCCTCGCCGCGCGGGGCCGCGGATTCTCGCTCCCGCAGCTCCTCGTCGGCGGCGTGCTCGTCGGCGGCGCCGAGGAGGTCCGCCGCCTGCACGAGtccggcgagctccgccgcgTCCTCGAGGGCGCCCCTGGCCAGGACCCGGCCTTCGTCTGCGGCGCCTGCGGGGGCTTCCGGTTTGTGCCCTGCAGCGCCTGCGACGGTTCCCGCAAGGTGTTCGtagaggaggaggggcgcgccCGCCGCTGCATCGAGTGCAACGAGAACGGATTGGTACGCTGCCCCAATTGCTGTTCTTGA